From Pseudomonadota bacterium:
TGCCGCATTCTTTTGCCGGGCTGGAGGCCAGGCTGAGGGAAAAGATCACAGCGAGTCTAGAACGGGGCAAGGTAGATGTGTTTCTTTATCATGAGGCTGTGGCTGACTCTTCTGATGCGTTTGCGGTTTCCGTTGATTATTCACTGCTGAATGTGGATTACATTTCCAGATTTTATCGTGAGGCCCGGGCGGTGCTTGCCGATCTTGGTTGTGAGCGACAGACTGATATCCTTTTGCCAGCGCTTTTCAGCTCCGTTTTCTCTCGACGCGAAGCTTATGATACTTCCGAGGCGGCGTTGCCGGTGACGCATGAAGAAGTCCTTTTGGTTTTTGATGAGGCCTTGCAGGCGCTGGCCGCGGCTCGATTGGCGGAAGGGAAAAACCTGGCTGCGTCTTTTGCTTGTGGTTTGTCTAATTTATCCGACCTTATAGTTTCTATCGAGAATCGGGCAGACGGGTTGACTGCGGTTTTGTTTGAGCGCCTTCATAACCGGCTGACTTCTATTCTTTCGGGCCAAGGCGTGGAGCTTGATCCGTTCAGAGTGCATCAGGAGGTGGCATTGTTGGCCGAAAAGGCGGATATTGCCGAGGAGCTTCTCCGTTTTAAATCGCATGTGCAACAATTCGATGCGGAAATTGTCGAGCCGGTTCTACGTAAAGGCAAGAAGCTTGAATTTCTGTTGCAGGAAATGTTGCGTGAAGTTAATACGATTGGTTCAAAGGCAAACTGTCTTGAAATTACTAAGTTGGTGCTGGAAGCTAAGAATGAAGTTGAAAAGATGCGTGAGCAGGTCCAGAATGTTATTTGATTTAACGCACAAATCGTTTATCTTTTTGGTTTCAGCGCCATCCGGCTGTGGCAAGAGCACCTTGTTAAGTTTATTGTTTCAGGATGTGGCGGGTTTGTCTTATTCAATTTCACACACCACCCGCCCCCCTCGGGCCACAGAAACCGAGGGGATTGATTATTTTTTTGTCGATGAGGCGCAATTTATCGACATGTGTAATCGGGATATGTTTCTTGAGTGGGCCTGTGTTCATGGCCATTATTATGGAACTTCCAAGGCGGCGGTAGATGCTCTGATCCGTACCGGCAATGATGTGGTGCTGGACATCGATGTTCAGGGATTTAAAAGGATCAAGGATCTTGCCGGGTTGGATATTGTTTCTCTTTTTATTATGCCTCCTTCAATGAAGGAGTTGCGTCGCCGGCTGGAAGCTCGAGGTCAGAATGAACCGCAGGATCTTGAGCGCCGTTTGGGTGCGGTGGAAACTGAGTTGCGCCATGCCCATGAGTATGATTATATTTTGGTCAATGATGTTCTTTCCGTCTCAAGGTTGCAAATGCAAGCCATTGTTTTGTCGGAAAGAATCAGGTCTGTAAGGCTTTTTAGGCTGTTTGAGGAGT
This genomic window contains:
- a CDS encoding guanylate kinase — its product is MLFDLTHKSFIFLVSAPSGCGKSTLLSLLFQDVAGLSYSISHTTRPPRATETEGIDYFFVDEAQFIDMCNRDMFLEWACVHGHYYGTSKAAVDALIRTGNDVVLDIDVQGFKRIKDLAGLDIVSLFIMPPSMKELRRRLEARGQNEPQDLERRLGAVETELRHAHEYDYILVNDVLSVSRLQMQAIVLSERIRSVRLFRLFEECDYGENNGRRLS
- a CDS encoding YicC family protein; this encodes MTDQASGTSFLASMTGYGEAERRINRFLIRFVLQSVNSRFLDVRFRLPHSFAGLEARLREKITASLERGKVDVFLYHEAVADSSDAFAVSVDYSLLNVDYISRFYREARAVLADLGCERQTDILLPALFSSVFSRREAYDTSEAALPVTHEEVLLVFDEALQALAAARLAEGKNLAASFACGLSNLSDLIVSIENRADGLTAVLFERLHNRLTSILSGQGVELDPFRVHQEVALLAEKADIAEELLRFKSHVQQFDAEIVEPVLRKGKKLEFLLQEMLREVNTIGSKANCLEITKLVLEAKNEVEKMREQVQNVI